The Papaver somniferum cultivar HN1 unplaced genomic scaffold, ASM357369v1 unplaced-scaffold_18, whole genome shotgun sequence genome includes a window with the following:
- the LOC113337812 gene encoding uncharacterized protein LOC113337812, giving the protein MDKSWVHKARWGKEYEDSVRLFLDHAFEKGVVTEDSKMKCPCRKCNNVNYKVRSEIFSDLILHGMMRNYTTWFHHGESLSSTVSSSIAPQDTCFEVRNNNDERPGDDLFGMLRAVCGIPMRDDEGMDDRGDSEGMDDMDDDEDMDSGDGGVSGLPSNCTASRFYKFLEESKIPLYPSCDKMSVMSFLVRFWNYKCVGGMSEKSAKDMLQLMRDSFPDNCNLPENFTQCKKILSELGLTNNKINACPNDCILYYKEYADRETCPVCKASRYKDGTKTPAKILRHFPLRPRLQRLYMESKTAGYMRWHAEGRPRDGKMRHPADSEAWKHCDEMNPTFAAEPRNIRLGLATDGFSPYHSTRNPHSTWPVVLLPYNLPPWLCMKQPNMILSLLIPGPYSPGMPFSLSLTCHFFKICI; this is encoded by the coding sequence CACAAAGCTCGGTGGGGTAAAGAGTATGAAGATAGCGTGAGGCTATTCTTGGACCATGCATTCGAGAAAGGGGTTGTTACTGAAGATAGTAAAATGAAATGTCCTTGCAGAAAGTGCAATAATGTTAATTACAAAGTTAGAAGTGAAATTTTCAGTGACTTGATATTGCACGGTATGATGAGAAATTATACTACATGGTTTCATCATGGTGAGAGTTTAAGCTCAACGGTCTCATCAAGTATCGCACCACAAGATACATGTTTTGAGGTCAGAAATAACAACGATGAACGACCAGGGGATGACCTTTTTGGCATGTTGCGAGCTGTGTGTGGAATACCAATGCGTGATGATGAAGGTATGGATGATAGGGGTGACAGTGAAGGTATGGATGATATGGATGACGATGAAGATATGGATAGTGGGGATGGAGGAGTGAGTGGTTTACCAAGTAATTGTACAGCTTCTAGGTTTTATAAATTTCTCGAGGAGTCAAAGATACCATTGTATCCTAGCTGCGACAAAATGTCAGTGATGTCTTTTCTTGTCCGATTTTGGAACTATAAATGTGTTGGAGGGATGTCTGAGAAGTCAGCCAAGGATATGCTTCAACTTATGAGGGATTCATTTCCTGATAATTGTAATTTGCCAGAAAATTTCACACAGTGCAAGAAAATACTTTCAGAGTTAGGATTGACTAACAATAAGATTAATGCGTGTCCGAATGACTGCATTCTTTATTATAAGGAGTACGCCGATAGGGAAACATGCCCTGTTTGTAAAGCATCTCGTTACAAAGATGGAACCAAAACACCAGCTAAGATTCTTCGCCACTTTCCTTTGAGACCTCGGCTACAGCGGCTGTACATGGAATCTAAGACTGCAGGATATATGAGATGGCATGCTGAAGGGCGTCCGAGGGATGGTAAAATGAGACATCCAGCTGATTCTGAAGCTTGGAAGCATTGCGATGAGATGAATCCGACGTTTGCTGCTGAACCGAGGAATATCAGACTAGGTTTAGCAACAGATGGTTTTAGTCCATACCATTCAACCAGAAATCCGCATAGTACATGGCCTGTGGTCCTTTTACCATACAATCTGCCCCCATGGTTGTGCATGAAGCAACCTAACATGATCTTGTCTTTGCTTATACCAGGCCCCTATAGTCCAGGTATGCCATTTTCTCTATCTCTGACTTGTCATTTTTTTAAAATCTGTATATGA